The DNA region TGCTGCAAATTTTTGCGATCATCCTGTTCCCTGTTGCGATTGGCATGTTCTTGCTTAAAAAAAATAATTCATTGGCCACGAAATTGCAAAAGCCGGTTAAAATATTTTCAATTGTATTTCTTGTTGTGATCATTTTGATGCAGGTAATTAAAGAAAGGGAAAACATTGGATCGTTCTGGCGACAAACCGGAATGGCTGTATTGTGTTTTAATGTTATCTCCATAATAGCAGGCTTCATTATTCCCCGGCTTATTAAAATTCCAATTCAACAATCTATTGCAATAAGTATGGGAGCCTGTATCCGAAATGGTGCATTGGCGATCACTATTGCCCTGAGCCCTTCTTTATTAAACAATAGTACCATGTCTATTCCTGCAGCTCTCGATTCACTGATCATGTATTTTACGGCGACATTGTTTGTTTACATCATCTCAAAAAGGCTGAAGCGAAAAACAATCGACACGGGTATTTTAAAAACCAGTTAATTCTCTACCATCGTTCACCAAATTATCCGCACATTTGCAAACATGAATATTGGTTTCGATGCAAAACGGGCATATCACAATCAAACAGGGCTGGGGCATTATAGCCGCACACTGATCCATTCATTGGCGGAATATTACCCTGAACATCAATATTATTTATTCAATCCCAAACCTTCCTCGCTTTTTTCTTTCGGTGAAAAAAATATACAGGAAGTGCAACCGTCTTCTTTTTTGCATAAAACTTTTTCATCTGCATGGCGCAGCAGCTGGGTAAAAAAAGATCTGCAAAAATTAAAAATTGATCTTTACCACGGCCTCAGTCATGAGATACCAATGGATATTCATCAAACACAAATAAGATCCGTTGTTACGATTCACGACCTGGTGCATGAACGTCATCCTGAACAGTACAGCAAGATAGATGTGGAGATCTACCGGAAAAAATTTCGCCATGCCTGCAAATATGCTGATCATGTGATTGCTATCAGCGAGCAAACAAAACGAGACATCATTGATTTTTATAAAACACCGGAAGAAAAGATAACCGTCTGCTACCAGAGTTGTAATCCTGCTTTTTCACAAACAGTAAGTGAAGAAGAAAAAGCAAGAATAAAAAAGCTTTACAATCTTCCTGAACAATTCTTTCTCTATGTCGGTTCGATCATTGAAAGAAAGAACCTGCTGAATATTTGCAAGGCAGTATTTCAATTGAAGAATGATCTCAATATTCCGTTGGTAGTTATCGGTAATGGCAAAGAGTATAAACAAAAGGTGAAAGAATACATTTCACAAAACGGATTGGAAAGAGATATCATCTTTCTTTCAGAATCGGCCTCAGCGAAATCTTCATCATCATTTCAATCTGCAGCCGATTTTCCCGCTATCTATCAATCTGCAATTGCTATGATCTATCCTTCCTTCTTTGAAGGTTTTGGAATACCGGTACTTGAAGCTTTATGTAGCCGCCTGCCTGTAATTACTTCCAATATTTCATGCTTGCCCGAAGCGGGAGGTGATGCTGCTTATTATGTGAATCCTGCCAATGCAGATGAAATTGCTGAAGGAATGAAAAGGATCTTTACTGATAGATCATTAGCAGCCACAATGAAAGAAAAAGGCTGGCAGCATGCACAAAATTTTACTCAACAAAAATGTGCAACAGCAGTAATGGGAGTTTATCAAAAATT from Bacteroidota bacterium includes:
- a CDS encoding bile acid:sodium symporter family protein codes for the protein MESSALLTILLQTALGIIMFGLGLSLSVTDFSRVLVYRKSVLLGLVCQMLFLPAVCFGIAIIFNLTPEIAVGLVLISASPGGVTSNFFTLLAKGDVVLSITLTAVASLLCILTLPIIVNLSMQYFMEESRYIPLRFSEVLQIFAIILFPVAIGMFLLKKNNSLATKLQKPVKIFSIVFLVVIILMQVIKERENIGSFWRQTGMAVLCFNVISIIAGFIIPRLIKIPIQQSIAISMGACIRNGALAITIALSPSLLNNSTMSIPAALDSLIMYFTATLFVYIISKRLKRKTIDTGILKTS
- a CDS encoding glycosyltransferase family 4 protein, producing MNIGFDAKRAYHNQTGLGHYSRTLIHSLAEYYPEHQYYLFNPKPSSLFSFGEKNIQEVQPSSFLHKTFSSAWRSSWVKKDLQKLKIDLYHGLSHEIPMDIHQTQIRSVVTIHDLVHERHPEQYSKIDVEIYRKKFRHACKYADHVIAISEQTKRDIIDFYKTPEEKITVCYQSCNPAFSQTVSEEEKARIKKLYNLPEQFFLYVGSIIERKNLLNICKAVFQLKNDLNIPLVVIGNGKEYKQKVKEYISQNGLERDIIFLSESASAKSSSSFQSAADFPAIYQSAIAMIYPSFFEGFGIPVLEALCSRLPVITSNISCLPEAGGDAAYYVNPANADEIAEGMKRIFTDRSLAATMKEKGWQHAQNFTQQKCATAVMGVYQKLF